One region of Halomicrobium sp. LC1Hm genomic DNA includes:
- a CDS encoding glycoside hydrolase family 3 N-terminal domain-containing protein, translated as MQSSDKQPLFRDATVPTARRVADLLDRMTLEEKVGQLVGTWAGHLDEFKDVDDVAEEITEHGIGAVASFGWGGAVDMRLDDIVENVNRLQDVALSETRLGIPLLFNVDAVHGHAYVAEGTAFPNGLGAAATWDTAAVERGASITATEVRRSGAHQNYSPTCDVARDPRWGRTFETFGESPYLCGKLAAAKVRGYQGDGIEDPSSVIATAKHFPAYSEPARGEDAAPVEVSEYLLRNVFLPSFLDALDEDVESVMPSYNGIDGEPAHGSRRYLTDLLRGKLGFEGTVVSDWGGVTMLDEDHKITSDHRESVRQTREAGLDIASVDSVAHAEHLVSLVEDGHVAEAVVDESVERLLEQKFRLGLFEDPFVDPDEAREVVGADAHRQASLDVARDSMTLLQNDAVLPLDDDADVLVAGPNADDVVHQLGGWSVPDPEGTDVVTIRDGIETLSSGTVVYEQGATMNDTLDVDAAAEAAADADVAVVAVGEPWYLHEFGPSVDTGTEPDEFPNRQTLHLPDAQRDLVEAIHETGTPVVGVLVTGRPLVVDWMVEHVPAILMAYYPGTMGGRAVAETLFGANDPGGRLPISVPKSEGHLQTRFNHFPHPTPIGQDEHLSSYDPLFEFGHGISYADFEYGDVTLTKPTIGPHETTTVRVPVANVSDRPGTDVVQAYVTDHASSRITPVRELRGFERVSLDGGEAATVEIELSATELGRIDRDGLRQSDAGAYSVHVGEHTVELAVETTYD; from the coding sequence ATGCAGTCAAGTGACAAGCAACCCCTGTTTAGGGATGCGACCGTCCCGACCGCGAGACGTGTCGCTGACCTCTTGGACCGCATGACTCTCGAAGAGAAGGTCGGCCAACTGGTCGGGACGTGGGCAGGCCACCTTGACGAGTTCAAAGACGTCGACGACGTGGCCGAGGAAATCACGGAGCACGGTATCGGTGCCGTCGCGTCGTTTGGCTGGGGTGGAGCCGTCGATATGCGTCTGGACGACATCGTCGAGAACGTCAACCGGTTGCAAGACGTTGCGCTCTCCGAGACGCGCCTCGGGATCCCACTGCTGTTCAACGTCGACGCCGTCCACGGCCACGCCTACGTCGCCGAGGGGACGGCGTTCCCCAACGGGCTCGGTGCCGCTGCCACGTGGGACACGGCGGCCGTCGAACGAGGAGCCAGTATCACGGCGACAGAGGTGCGGCGAAGTGGCGCACACCAGAACTACTCTCCGACCTGTGACGTAGCCCGTGATCCCCGCTGGGGCCGCACGTTCGAGACGTTCGGCGAGAGCCCGTATCTGTGTGGGAAGCTGGCGGCCGCGAAGGTCCGTGGCTATCAGGGCGACGGCATCGAAGACCCGTCGTCGGTCATCGCGACGGCGAAACACTTCCCCGCCTACAGCGAACCCGCCCGCGGCGAAGACGCTGCTCCGGTCGAAGTGTCCGAGTATCTGCTTCGAAACGTCTTCTTGCCCTCGTTCCTCGACGCGCTGGACGAAGATGTCGAATCCGTGATGCCCTCGTACAACGGTATCGACGGCGAGCCTGCGCACGGATCACGACGGTACCTGACGGATTTGCTCCGCGGAAAACTGGGCTTTGAGGGAACGGTGGTCTCCGACTGGGGCGGCGTGACGATGCTCGACGAGGACCACAAGATCACTTCGGACCACCGCGAGTCAGTCCGCCAGACCCGCGAAGCGGGACTGGACATCGCATCCGTCGACAGTGTCGCCCACGCCGAACACCTCGTCTCCCTGGTGGAGGACGGGCACGTAGCCGAGGCCGTCGTCGACGAGAGCGTCGAGCGGCTCCTCGAACAGAAGTTCCGACTGGGTCTCTTCGAGGATCCCTTCGTCGACCCGGACGAGGCGCGTGAGGTCGTCGGTGCCGACGCTCACCGCCAGGCCTCTCTCGACGTGGCGCGCGATTCGATGACGCTGCTGCAAAACGACGCCGTCCTGCCCCTCGACGACGATGCGGACGTACTCGTCGCTGGTCCGAACGCCGACGACGTGGTCCACCAGCTCGGTGGCTGGAGCGTTCCAGACCCCGAGGGGACCGACGTCGTGACGATACGTGACGGCATCGAGACGCTGTCGTCCGGGACCGTCGTCTACGAACAGGGGGCAACGATGAACGACACGCTCGACGTGGACGCGGCCGCCGAAGCAGCTGCAGACGCGGACGTGGCCGTCGTCGCCGTCGGTGAACCGTGGTACCTCCACGAGTTCGGTCCGAGCGTCGACACCGGCACCGAACCCGACGAGTTCCCGAACAGACAGACGCTTCACCTCCCCGACGCCCAGCGAGATCTCGTCGAGGCGATTCACGAGACGGGAACGCCCGTCGTCGGCGTACTGGTCACGGGTCGACCGCTCGTCGTCGACTGGATGGTCGAGCACGTCCCCGCGATCCTCATGGCCTACTACCCCGGGACGATGGGCGGACGGGCCGTCGCCGAGACGCTCTTCGGAGCGAACGATCCCGGCGGTCGGCTCCCGATCTCCGTTCCGAAGTCCGAGGGGCACCTCCAGACGCGGTTCAACCACTTCCCACATCCGACCCCAATCGGTCAGGACGAACATCTCTCCTCGTACGACCCGCTGTTCGAGTTCGGTCACGGAATCAGTTACGCCGACTTCGAGTACGGTGACGTGACGCTGACGAAACCGACCATCGGGCCACACGAGACGACGACGGTTCGAGTGCCCGTTGCAAACGTCAGCGATCGACCGGGAACCGACGTTGTACAGGCGTACGTCACCGACCACGCGAGCTCTCGTATCACACCGGTCCGCGAACTGCGCGGTTTCGAGCGCGTCTCGCTCGACGGCGGTGAGGCGGCCACGGTCGAGATCGAACTCTCGGCGACCGAACTGGGTCGGATAGACCGCGACGGCCTCAGACAGTCCGACGCCGGTGCGTATTCAGTTCACGTCGGTGAGCA
- a CDS encoding ABC transporter substrate-binding protein, producing MSNATDDYSDLISRRQFVELTGVSGVAALAGCGANSSDSATESGDSSTTDGDDDSPTDSTGGTNVTDATLTGATNNGVPSNLHLNPMATQNYDWTAGNHLFERFAAYNFTTQEFEMAGLESWSFEGETVTLTLREGLTWDTGEPVTAGDVITQFRLMKKTEETLWDFAESVEEGEDDKTVVITLQEPSNPEIIKHTLANGDLRIHGYQPVFDEFLDQDAAAIQQFEWEEDIHGNGPFSLESKNDQAWTLSRNDSFHAAENINFSTYELLSRQDNTALQQGLMGGELDVVTSLFAPPTIVANFPDHVEEVTLPAKWGYGIVFNHDDPDFGKRPVRQAVAHIINRQQIADNAGPRTKNPAPKVTGIAPSDQESWLGDAYDSFESYGMDATQSEAAATLLRDAGYSKSDGTWRDEDGNTLGGSYVTPAGWTDWTTATNTVVDQLNSFGFDFEVNSLPNSDYFSTYINSDFTMGALYWMPGGARSAFPYFPLRWQLNIPDIDGGHNFADGEHTVPAMDGSGEMTLNPLEEISSVATMQDQAQVDEAIKRVAWHHNQNLPVLGLVEKLDQSWLTDAEWNVVSRSDDARGVKWPSHWLPKQGKLSATEQ from the coding sequence ATGTCCAACGCTACTGACGACTATAGCGACTTGATTAGCCGACGGCAGTTCGTCGAACTGACGGGAGTCTCCGGCGTCGCAGCCCTCGCCGGCTGTGGCGCGAATAGCAGTGATTCGGCCACCGAAAGCGGCGACAGCTCGACCACCGACGGCGACGACGACTCGCCCACCGACAGCACCGGCGGAACGAACGTGACCGACGCCACACTGACCGGCGCGACGAACAACGGCGTGCCGTCGAATCTGCACCTGAACCCGATGGCGACCCAGAATTACGACTGGACGGCCGGCAACCACCTCTTCGAGCGCTTTGCCGCCTACAATTTCACCACACAGGAGTTCGAGATGGCGGGGCTGGAGAGTTGGTCGTTCGAGGGCGAGACGGTCACTCTCACGCTGCGTGAGGGACTCACGTGGGACACCGGCGAGCCCGTCACCGCCGGTGACGTGATCACACAGTTCCGCTTGATGAAGAAGACCGAGGAGACACTGTGGGACTTCGCCGAGAGCGTCGAAGAAGGCGAGGACGACAAGACAGTCGTCATCACGCTCCAGGAGCCGTCGAATCCGGAAATCATCAAACACACGCTGGCGAACGGCGACCTCCGTATTCACGGGTACCAGCCAGTCTTCGACGAGTTCCTCGATCAGGACGCAGCGGCTATCCAGCAGTTCGAGTGGGAGGAAGACATCCACGGAAACGGTCCGTTCAGTCTGGAGTCGAAGAACGATCAGGCCTGGACGCTCTCGCGTAACGATAGTTTCCACGCCGCCGAGAACATCAACTTCAGCACGTACGAGCTCCTGAGCCGGCAAGACAACACCGCCCTCCAGCAGGGACTCATGGGCGGCGAGCTCGACGTGGTCACGAGCCTGTTCGCGCCGCCAACGATCGTCGCGAACTTCCCGGATCACGTCGAAGAGGTCACACTCCCGGCGAAGTGGGGATACGGGATCGTCTTCAACCACGACGATCCGGACTTCGGCAAGCGACCGGTTCGACAGGCAGTGGCCCACATCATCAACCGCCAGCAGATCGCCGACAACGCGGGTCCGCGCACCAAGAACCCCGCACCGAAGGTCACCGGTATCGCACCGAGCGACCAGGAGTCGTGGCTCGGTGACGCTTACGACAGCTTCGAGAGCTACGGGATGGATGCCACGCAGTCCGAGGCGGCCGCCACGCTGCTCCGGGATGCCGGCTACTCGAAGTCAGACGGGACCTGGCGCGACGAGGACGGCAACACCCTCGGTGGAAGCTACGTGACGCCGGCCGGGTGGACCGACTGGACGACTGCGACCAACACCGTCGTCGACCAACTGAACTCCTTTGGCTTCGACTTCGAAGTCAACTCGCTGCCCAACAGCGACTACTTCAGCACGTACATCAACTCCGACTTCACGATGGGCGCACTCTACTGGATGCCCGGCGGTGCTCGGTCCGCGTTCCCGTACTTCCCGCTGCGTTGGCAGCTGAACATCCCCGACATCGACGGTGGGCACAACTTCGCCGACGGCGAACACACCGTTCCCGCGATGGACGGCTCCGGCGAGATGACGTTGAACCCGCTCGAAGAGATCAGCAGTGTCGCGACGATGCAAGATCAAGCACAGGTCGACGAAGCGATCAAGCGTGTCGCGTGGCACCACAACCAGAATCTCCCAGTGCTTGGCCTCGTCGAGAAGTTGGATCAGTCGTGGCTCACCGACGCCGAGTGGAACGTGGTGTCGAGGAGCGACGATGCCCGCGGCGTCAAGTGGCCGTCACACTGGCTCCCCAAGCAGGGCAAGCTGAGTGCGACAGAGCAGTAA
- a CDS encoding ABC transporter permease: MVNYYVRRTARVFVTVFMVASLTFGLIRLLPGGPFTLLRAQLLRQGVPADEVDSRIANLQNIRPDAPLWQQYIDYMLALVQGNLGESISLNEPVVSVLASSAPWTVFVVLVSTILVFAVGIFLGALQAYWEGSRFDQLFSGVSITLMSIPFYVVAVMALYVFSYQLGWLPTAGTVGNGVERQLSVPFVVSALEHSVLPIFSYTLGAIGGQALAMRGNSIQVLGNDYVQVARLRGLSDRRIATRYVARNAILPMYTGFLLLLGFRLGGTVILEQIFSYTGLGYYLISALNANDYPLMMGTFLVITVALILGVYVADLTYSKIDPRISAGDSDEAY, from the coding sequence ATGGTCAACTACTACGTGCGCCGAACGGCCAGAGTGTTCGTCACCGTCTTCATGGTGGCATCACTGACGTTCGGCCTGATCCGGTTACTCCCGGGCGGTCCGTTCACGCTGCTGCGCGCGCAGTTACTCAGACAGGGCGTGCCCGCCGACGAGGTCGACAGCAGGATCGCGAATCTCCAGAACATCCGCCCCGACGCACCCCTCTGGCAGCAGTACATCGACTACATGCTCGCGCTCGTTCAGGGGAACCTCGGAGAGTCGATCTCGCTCAACGAGCCGGTCGTGTCAGTCCTCGCCAGTTCGGCCCCGTGGACCGTCTTCGTCGTGCTCGTTTCGACGATCCTCGTGTTCGCCGTCGGCATCTTCCTCGGTGCGCTGCAGGCCTACTGGGAAGGCTCTCGGTTCGATCAGCTGTTTTCGGGCGTCTCGATCACGCTGATGTCGATCCCGTTCTACGTCGTCGCCGTCATGGCGCTGTACGTCTTCTCGTACCAGCTCGGCTGGCTTCCCACGGCGGGCACGGTCGGAAACGGGGTCGAACGACAACTCAGCGTCCCGTTCGTCGTCAGCGCGCTGGAACACAGCGTGCTGCCGATCTTCTCGTACACGCTGGGGGCCATCGGCGGCCAGGCCCTCGCAATGCGCGGGAACAGCATCCAGGTGCTGGGCAACGACTACGTACAGGTGGCTCGCCTGCGCGGTCTGTCGGATCGCCGTATCGCGACCCGATACGTCGCGCGAAACGCCATCCTGCCGATGTACACGGGCTTTCTGCTCTTGTTGGGCTTTCGCCTCGGCGGGACCGTCATCTTGGAGCAGATATTCTCCTACACCGGGCTGGGGTACTACCTGATTTCCGCGCTGAACGCCAACGATTACCCGCTGATGATGGGGACGTTCCTCGTCATCACGGTGGCGCTCATCCTCGGCGTGTACGTCGCGGACCTGACCTACAGCAAGATCGATCCACGGATTAGCGCAGGTGATTCAGATGAAGCATACTGA
- a CDS encoding ABC transporter permease produces the protein MKHTETDSTDWRSESASASDVTTSERAREVYEERIRTPLLVAWADWRTRIGSIIIGVYLLMTGVAVLGLWREPATSQAPRYLMLFENLNYPLGTTASGTDLAALIIHSTPDILLMITAGAVWATVVAVAIGTVAGYKGGRVDRLLMSFSDLVMAIPGLPLVIILAVTLNPENPILLGVIINISYWAGLGRSLRSQVLTIRENDYVEASRTMGVSTPQIILKDIIPNLMPYVTVNFVFAARYVMFASVGLYFLGVLPYSTQNWGVTLNFAYSGGALFSLSAAHWLLAPMAAIMGLSLGLILLGQGLDRVFNPRVRTRMAGESNSTASDDDADVTEVL, from the coding sequence ATGAAGCATACTGAGACGGACAGCACCGACTGGCGAAGCGAGAGTGCATCAGCGTCCGACGTGACGACGAGCGAACGCGCCCGTGAGGTGTACGAAGAACGGATCCGAACCCCGCTCCTCGTCGCGTGGGCCGACTGGCGAACGCGAATCGGCAGCATCATCATCGGAGTGTATCTCCTGATGACCGGCGTCGCAGTGCTGGGTCTGTGGCGAGAGCCGGCAACGAGCCAAGCACCGCGCTATCTCATGCTGTTCGAGAACCTGAACTATCCGCTCGGGACGACCGCGTCCGGGACGGACCTGGCCGCACTCATCATTCACTCGACGCCGGACATCCTGCTGATGATCACCGCCGGTGCGGTGTGGGCGACGGTCGTCGCCGTCGCCATCGGCACCGTCGCCGGCTACAAGGGCGGTCGTGTCGACCGGCTGCTCATGTCGTTCTCGGACCTCGTGATGGCGATTCCGGGCCTGCCACTCGTGATCATTCTCGCGGTGACGCTCAATCCCGAGAACCCCATCCTGCTGGGCGTCATCATCAACATCAGCTACTGGGCCGGTCTCGGCCGGTCGCTGCGCTCGCAGGTGCTCACGATCCGCGAAAACGACTACGTCGAGGCGTCGCGTACCATGGGCGTCAGCACGCCACAGATCATCCTGAAAGACATCATTCCGAACCTGATGCCGTACGTGACGGTCAATTTCGTGTTCGCCGCACGGTACGTCATGTTCGCATCGGTGGGGCTGTACTTCCTCGGTGTGTTACCCTACTCGACGCAGAACTGGGGCGTCACCCTCAACTTCGCGTACAGCGGTGGCGCGCTCTTTTCGTTGAGTGCGGCCCACTGGCTGCTGGCACCGATGGCCGCGATCATGGGACTCTCGCTGGGTCTGATCCTCCTCGGACAGGGGCTGGATCGGGTCTTCAACCCACGCGTCCGCACTCGGATGGCCGGCGAATCGAACTCGACGGCGTCGGACGACGACGCCGACGTGACGGAGGTGCTCTAG
- a CDS encoding ABC transporter ATP-binding protein: MATRRQGDPTAANDPVIEMHNARVTYDDGETFVLDDVSMAIERSEVVGVVGESGSGKSMFASAMLDAIPDPGRLSGDIRYHKADGTTIDVLELDQEELRQFRWEEVAMVFQGAMSSFNPTMKVEGHFRETLKAHDTHVTEGMEFARELLTDLYLDPERVLDSYPHELSGGMQQRALIALSLVLEPNVLVMDEPTAALDLLMQRSILMLLQELQEKYDLTMVFITHDLPLVAALADRMAVMYAFSLIEVAPRDQLVGNSGHPYTRALLNSTPNLDAPLEEMRAIEGQSPAPVNVPSGCSYAPRCPLATDECRADDPGFYDSGSEHSTACHHWEQARETIDLNFEAGDGDSTGSDTETES, from the coding sequence ATGGCAACGCGACGGCAGGGCGATCCAACGGCAGCGAATGACCCGGTCATCGAGATGCACAACGCCAGGGTCACGTACGACGACGGCGAGACGTTCGTGTTGGACGACGTGAGTATGGCCATCGAGCGCAGCGAAGTGGTCGGTGTCGTCGGCGAGAGCGGGAGCGGGAAGTCGATGTTCGCGTCGGCGATGCTCGACGCGATTCCCGACCCCGGGCGGCTCTCCGGCGACATCCGATATCACAAGGCCGACGGGACGACCATCGACGTCTTAGAGCTCGATCAGGAGGAACTCCGACAGTTCCGCTGGGAGGAGGTCGCGATGGTGTTCCAGGGTGCGATGAGTTCGTTCAACCCGACGATGAAGGTCGAGGGCCACTTCCGCGAGACGCTGAAGGCCCACGACACACACGTGACCGAGGGGATGGAGTTCGCTCGCGAACTGCTGACGGATCTGTATCTCGATCCCGAGCGAGTCCTCGACTCGTACCCCCACGAACTCTCGGGCGGGATGCAACAGCGCGCACTCATCGCGCTCTCGCTCGTCCTCGAACCGAACGTCCTCGTGATGGACGAGCCGACGGCCGCCCTGGACCTGCTGATGCAGCGGTCGATCCTGATGCTCCTCCAGGAGCTACAGGAGAAGTACGATCTCACGATGGTGTTCATCACGCACGACCTGCCGCTGGTCGCGGCACTGGCCGACCGGATGGCCGTGATGTACGCCTTCAGCCTCATCGAGGTCGCACCGCGTGATCAGCTCGTCGGCAACTCCGGACACCCGTATACGCGCGCGTTGCTCAACTCGACACCGAACCTCGACGCCCCGCTCGAAGAGATGCGTGCAATCGAAGGGCAGAGCCCGGCACCGGTCAACGTGCCGTCTGGCTGTTCGTACGCACCGCGCTGTCCGCTCGCGACCGACGAGTGTCGCGCCGACGACCCCGGCTTCTACGACAGCGGCTCCGAACACAGCACAGCCTGTCACCACTGGGAACAGGCGCGTGAAACCATCGACCTGAACTTCGAGGCCGGCGACGGCGATTCGACCGGAAGCGACACGGAGACCGAATCATGA
- a CDS encoding oligopeptide/dipeptide ABC transporter ATP-binding protein: MSQTDHVADTATQTDSDEPLIALENAEVHFEKEQGMLDFFEDPEIVKAVDGISLDIEENDVLALVGESGCGKSTLGKATIGLQRPTAGTVRYRGQDIWAAKDGRGDVDIPFDEIRSSLQIIHQDPGSSLNPNQRILEILSRPISLTHPNAGRAERRERIYSLLERVGMNPAPDFADRYPHQLSGGEQQRVALSRALLMNPDLILADEAISALDVSLRVEMMDLMLDLQDDFDTSFVFISHDLSNARYFAEHGNGRIGVMYLGEIVELGPAEQLIEEPAHPYTNVLRWATPDLSLDAAGASEPPMRKIDIPDPVNPPSGCRFHTRCPEAREACRESQPALTGEPAAHRTACFRSQPDHEYWDSAPLED, translated from the coding sequence ATGAGCCAGACCGACCACGTTGCCGACACGGCAACACAGACAGATTCCGACGAACCGCTGATCGCACTGGAGAACGCCGAAGTCCACTTCGAGAAAGAACAGGGGATGCTCGACTTCTTCGAGGACCCCGAGATCGTCAAAGCGGTCGACGGCATCTCGCTGGACATCGAAGAGAACGACGTGCTCGCGCTCGTCGGCGAGAGCGGGTGTGGGAAATCCACGCTCGGGAAGGCCACCATCGGGCTGCAGCGTCCGACCGCCGGGACCGTCCGCTATCGTGGACAGGACATCTGGGCGGCGAAGGACGGCCGCGGCGACGTCGATATCCCGTTCGACGAGATTCGCTCGTCGCTCCAGATCATCCATCAGGACCCGGGCAGTTCGCTGAACCCGAACCAGCGCATCCTCGAGATACTGTCACGGCCGATCAGTCTGACCCATCCAAACGCCGGTCGAGCCGAACGACGCGAGCGGATCTACTCGCTGCTCGAACGCGTCGGGATGAACCCGGCTCCGGACTTCGCCGACCGCTATCCCCACCAGCTCAGCGGTGGGGAGCAACAGCGCGTGGCACTCTCGCGTGCGCTCCTGATGAATCCGGACCTGATCCTCGCCGACGAGGCCATCAGCGCGCTGGACGTGTCGCTTCGCGTCGAGATGATGGACCTGATGCTGGATCTGCAAGACGACTTCGACACGTCGTTCGTGTTCATCTCACACGACCTCTCGAACGCCCGCTACTTCGCGGAACACGGGAACGGACGGATCGGCGTGATGTATCTCGGTGAAATCGTCGAACTCGGACCGGCCGAACAGCTGATAGAGGAGCCAGCCCATCCCTACACGAACGTCCTGCGCTGGGCGACGCCGGACCTCTCGCTCGACGCCGCTGGCGCGAGCGAACCGCCGATGCGGAAGATCGACATCCCAGACCCGGTGAATCCGCCGAGCGGCTGCCGGTTTCACACGCGCTGTCCGGAAGCACGAGAGGCGTGTCGCGAGTCACAGCCGGCACTCACGGGAGAGCCAGCGGCACACCGCACCGCGTGTTTCCGCAGCCAACCGGACCACGAGTACTGGGACAGCGCTCCGCTGGAAGACTGA
- a CDS encoding HEAT repeat domain-containing protein — protein sequence MSGTGRSSLEAVVLGDGSLDSVERVAIRDALDADAAAVRQRGARACEMLAADDIDAVRPLVDDLGQALTDENPGVVQTATSALAEIATTDADAVTDVLDVVATLADADLGGVRLAGAQLLATVATQQPAHCTPIVGALLDALDRPPAHGDGDHSIAGTVSDQITSRTIRQHERDEQQHERVARQILANVTVAVADEAPSAIAAHVEAVADLTTAEDLVVRGAALDVLGSLGRESPSSVEPVGDAVVACLDAEVPTIRARAIRTLGFLDEPRYADVLRDTAASETDDNIAAFAEETAAFLDA from the coding sequence ATGAGCGGTACCGGTCGAAGCTCTCTGGAAGCGGTGGTACTGGGCGATGGCTCCCTCGACTCGGTCGAGCGGGTCGCGATTCGTGATGCACTCGACGCCGACGCTGCGGCCGTCCGCCAGCGTGGTGCGCGCGCCTGCGAGATGCTCGCAGCAGACGACATCGACGCCGTTCGACCGCTCGTCGACGATCTCGGGCAGGCACTGACCGACGAGAACCCCGGTGTCGTCCAGACTGCTACATCCGCGCTCGCCGAGATCGCGACGACCGACGCGGACGCGGTCACCGACGTGCTCGATGTCGTAGCGACCCTTGCCGACGCTGATCTCGGCGGTGTCCGGCTGGCGGGCGCACAGCTGCTCGCGACAGTCGCGACACAGCAGCCGGCTCACTGTACACCGATCGTCGGAGCCCTGCTCGATGCTCTCGATAGGCCACCCGCCCACGGCGACGGCGATCACTCGATCGCGGGCACTGTCTCCGACCAGATCACCAGCAGAACGATCCGACAGCACGAACGGGACGAACAGCAACACGAGCGAGTCGCCCGCCAGATTCTCGCCAACGTCACCGTCGCGGTGGCCGACGAAGCGCCCTCGGCGATTGCTGCGCACGTCGAAGCCGTCGCCGACCTCACGACTGCCGAGGACCTCGTCGTGCGCGGGGCAGCACTCGACGTCCTCGGCTCACTCGGGCGAGAGAGTCCGTCGTCGGTCGAACCAGTCGGTGACGCCGTCGTGGCGTGTCTCGACGCGGAAGTGCCGACCATCAGAGCACGGGCGATCCGAACGCTGGGGTTCCTCGACGAGCCTCGGTACGCCGACGTGCTCAGGGATACCGCGGCGAGCGAAACTGACGACAACATCGCAGCGTTCGCCGAGGAGACGGCCGCGTTTCTCGATGCGTAG
- a CDS encoding aminotransferase class V-fold PLP-dependent enzyme, which produces MGLSPDGRVEQTDIYRELGVREVVNAAGTKTRIGGSLIREEALEAMNSAAEGFVELGDLQARASELIRDVTGAEAGYVTSGADAGLLLGAAAAIAGSDVQAMDRLPDTDGLADEIVMPRTHRTGYDHALRAAGATIVDVGTNDFHLGTGATNVEPWEIERAIGEDTAAVGYVQKSYTQPDLETVVEIAHDHDVPVIVDAAAEVPPIDNLERFVETGADLVVFSGGKAIRGPQTTGIVAGRQDLIQSIALQHLDMHVAREAWEPPRELIDPDSVDGVPRQGIGRPMKVGKEELAGLIRALEVFVDLDYQALSDEWQRQAERAADGLADEKHLTATVTGGEGENVSPVVEVTLDETLSAVELVRALRDEDPRVYVGADGMGDNEIAINPMCLDDEELDYVVERIRDNL; this is translated from the coding sequence ATGGGTCTGTCACCAGACGGGAGAGTCGAACAGACGGATATCTATCGCGAGCTCGGGGTCCGGGAGGTCGTCAACGCCGCCGGGACGAAGACACGGATCGGGGGCAGCCTGATTCGGGAAGAAGCACTCGAAGCGATGAACAGCGCGGCCGAGGGGTTCGTCGAACTCGGCGACCTGCAGGCGCGAGCCAGCGAACTGATCCGCGATGTCACCGGGGCCGAAGCGGGATACGTCACCTCGGGTGCCGACGCGGGCCTGCTGCTCGGCGCAGCGGCCGCCATCGCCGGCTCGGACGTACAGGCGATGGATCGCCTCCCAGACACCGACGGGCTGGCCGACGAGATCGTCATGCCCCGGACCCACCGGACGGGCTACGACCACGCGCTCCGGGCCGCGGGCGCGACGATCGTCGACGTGGGGACCAACGACTTCCACCTCGGGACTGGCGCGACCAACGTCGAGCCGTGGGAGATCGAGCGCGCCATCGGCGAGGACACCGCCGCCGTCGGCTACGTCCAGAAGAGCTACACCCAGCCCGACCTCGAGACGGTCGTCGAGATCGCCCACGACCACGACGTGCCGGTGATCGTCGACGCCGCCGCGGAGGTCCCGCCGATCGACAACCTCGAACGGTTCGTCGAGACCGGCGCGGACCTCGTCGTGTTCAGCGGCGGGAAGGCCATCCGCGGCCCCCAGACCACCGGGATCGTTGCCGGCCGACAGGATCTCATCCAGTCGATCGCGCTCCAGCACCTCGACATGCACGTCGCTCGCGAGGCGTGGGAGCCGCCCCGCGAGCTGATCGATCCCGACAGCGTCGACGGCGTCCCGCGTCAGGGGATCGGTCGTCCGATGAAAGTCGGGAAAGAGGAGCTGGCCGGACTGATCCGCGCGCTGGAAGTGTTCGTCGACCTCGACTACCAGGCGCTCAGCGACGAGTGGCAGCGCCAGGCCGAACGCGCTGCCGACGGGCTCGCCGACGAAAAACACCTGACGGCGACCGTCACCGGCGGCGAAGGCGAGAACGTCTCGCCGGTCGTCGAGGTCACCCTCGACGAGACGCTGTCGGCGGTCGAACTCGTCCGGGCGCTCCGAGACGAGGACCCGCGCGTCTACGTCGGCGCGGACGGGATGGGCGACAACGAGATCGCGATCAACCCGATGTGTCTCGACGACGAGGAACTCGACTACGTCGTCGAACGGATCCGCGATAATCTGTAG